A genomic region of Planococcus kocurii contains the following coding sequences:
- a CDS encoding lysophospholipid acyltransferase family protein: MISAKKSALFEAGFTMYLTPLIRFSFSRILGQGVKPIPDKPVLFIANHSSWWDGLVFFYLNRTVWHHDIHMMMHEEGLKKHSFFRYLGAFSINRQKPKEILTSLQYAEALLKQGKSVVLFPQGDEFHLETRPLAFQAGAAYLIEHCPEVPIVPLSFYYSFGHQQKPELWIQQHQPIRASTLEHMTRKEKTLYLQQLSTEQLDSLRNTVISENSETFYSLGRRRK; the protein is encoded by the coding sequence ATGATTAGCGCGAAAAAATCGGCTTTATTTGAGGCAGGATTCACGATGTATTTGACGCCGCTCATCCGGTTTTCCTTTTCTCGGATACTTGGACAAGGAGTAAAGCCGATACCGGATAAGCCCGTTTTGTTTATTGCTAACCATAGTTCTTGGTGGGACGGACTTGTTTTTTTCTACTTAAACCGTACAGTCTGGCATCACGATATTCATATGATGATGCACGAAGAAGGGCTTAAAAAACATTCTTTTTTTCGCTACCTTGGAGCATTTTCTATTAATCGTCAAAAGCCCAAAGAAATTTTGACTTCGCTTCAATACGCTGAAGCATTACTAAAGCAAGGAAAGTCCGTTGTTCTTTTTCCTCAAGGCGATGAATTTCATCTCGAAACAAGGCCACTCGCTTTTCAAGCAGGAGCCGCTTACTTAATAGAACATTGTCCAGAAGTCCCTATTGTGCCACTCAGTTTCTATTACTCTTTTGGACATCAGCAAAAACCCGAGCTGTGGATTCAACAGCACCAACCGATACGAGCGAGTACGCTTGAACATATGACACGCAAAGAAAAAACGCTTTATCTTCAACAACTTTCCACAGAACAACTTGATTCCTTAAGAAATACAGTAATCAGCGAAAACAGCGAAACATTTTATTCTCTCGGAAGAAGAAGAAAATGA
- a CDS encoding carotenoid biosynthesis protein: MWENRIFKLFIFWYVCGIILLGFDILPSWLEWANAFFLILAGTLGFLYFLKRFGVVGGSVLGVFVFFSTFIVEWAGSDSGFLFGSYDYTDRFAPNVFGVPIAIGFAWLMVMATTHVVARWIVPSGGLVYAIVGGIGAVIIDLIIDPVAYQIKQYWIWADTGLYYDIPWTNFFGWFVVAFVLHLIIDLMMKKRKMIITSNLAEKRMVLLYVLMIAMFVMLGAIGGLTLAAILTTCLTAAIVLLAWKRKPV; the protein is encoded by the coding sequence GTGTGGGAAAATCGGATATTTAAACTTTTTATCTTTTGGTATGTTTGCGGCATCATTTTACTCGGCTTTGACATTTTGCCATCTTGGCTTGAATGGGCCAATGCATTCTTTTTGATTTTAGCTGGTACATTAGGCTTTTTGTATTTCCTTAAACGTTTTGGTGTTGTTGGTGGTTCTGTGCTCGGCGTCTTTGTATTCTTTTCAACATTTATTGTGGAATGGGCAGGTTCGGACAGTGGGTTCTTATTTGGTTCTTATGATTACACAGATCGTTTTGCCCCCAATGTATTCGGTGTTCCAATTGCCATAGGTTTCGCTTGGTTAATGGTCATGGCAACCACCCATGTCGTAGCGCGTTGGATTGTTCCGAGCGGTGGCTTAGTGTATGCCATTGTCGGAGGCATTGGGGCTGTAATTATTGACTTGATTATTGATCCAGTAGCCTATCAAATAAAACAATATTGGATTTGGGCTGATACCGGACTCTATTATGATATTCCTTGGACTAATTTCTTTGGTTGGTTTGTCGTAGCATTCGTTCTTCATCTGATTATCGACTTGATGATGAAAAAACGAAAGATGATCATTACTAGCAACTTAGCTGAAAAACGGATGGTTCTTCTCTATGTATTGATGATTGCCATGTTCGTCATGCTTGGCGCAATCGGTGGTTTAACCTTAGCTGCTATTTTAACCACTTGCTTAACTGCCGCGATTGTCTTGCTTGCTTGGAAGAGGAAACCTGTATGA
- a CDS encoding MurR/RpiR family transcriptional regulator gives MQDLLRSISNSYPDFSSGQKKVGDLFFKEPIFLAFSTALEVGKRVNVSESTVIRWTQKLGYKGYAEFQQVVQRKLAEERLEKAEQNTPEPVDDQSFLENLLDADILSIVKLKKSINEEKLLQVVDKISQADQIYVTGNFFDYGIAHWFANWLNLVLGHTETMYPSTGEYYTQLSKLKKGDLVIAFVFPRYTRMVIDTLKTAKAQGAEVIILTDSNDSPAMSYADYALTVSVNSNLNIDSYTSVHALLTSIMRFVYVKEHAKVNGNLAKVEAVYKDRNLFI, from the coding sequence ATGCAGGATTTACTGCGAAGTATTTCTAATTCTTATCCAGATTTTAGTTCAGGCCAAAAAAAGGTGGGTGATTTGTTTTTCAAAGAGCCTATTTTCTTAGCATTTTCTACTGCTCTTGAAGTCGGCAAGCGAGTCAATGTCAGTGAATCGACGGTAATTAGGTGGACGCAAAAACTTGGATACAAGGGATATGCAGAATTTCAACAAGTTGTGCAGCGGAAACTAGCTGAAGAACGTCTGGAGAAAGCGGAGCAGAATACCCCAGAACCTGTTGATGATCAGTCTTTTTTGGAGAATTTACTGGACGCAGACATTTTGAGTATCGTCAAACTGAAGAAATCGATAAATGAGGAGAAACTGCTTCAAGTTGTCGACAAAATCAGTCAAGCAGATCAGATTTATGTAACTGGCAATTTTTTTGATTATGGGATAGCCCATTGGTTCGCTAATTGGCTGAACCTGGTACTTGGTCATACGGAAACAATGTATCCTTCGACTGGAGAATACTATACGCAGCTATCGAAATTGAAAAAAGGAGATTTGGTAATTGCCTTTGTTTTTCCGCGATATACCCGAATGGTTATCGATACATTAAAAACTGCTAAAGCACAAGGAGCTGAAGTTATCATTTTGACTGATTCAAATGATTCTCCAGCGATGTCTTATGCAGACTACGCACTGACTGTATCCGTTAATTCAAATTTGAATATTGATTCGTATACTTCTGTCCATGCACTTTTAACTTCGATCATGCGGTTTGTTTACGTTAAGGAGCATGCAAAAGTGAATGGTAATTTAGCAAAAGTGGAAGCAGTCTATAAAGATCGAAATCTTTTTATTTAA